AGTAAGAAATCGTAAAGGTGCTAGTGAGCTCCTAGCCAATAATCCCCAGTATGTTATCTCCAATCCGGAAGAGTGCAAGGGGAAGTGGGCTGAAATTTTTGGAAACAGCAACCCTATCCACATTGAAGTTGGTTCAGGGAAAGGGCGTTTCGTAACAGGCATGGCCGCTCAAAATCCGGATATCAACTATATTGGGATTGACATTCAGATGACGGTCTTGAGCTACGCCTTGGACCGTGTTATTGAGGCTGGTTTGCCCAATATTAAATTGCTCCAGGTAGATGGATCTAGTTTGACTAACTATTTTGCACCAGCAGAAATTGACCAATTGTATCTGAATTTCTCAGATCCATGGCCTAAAAAGCGTCATGAAAAACGTCGCTTGACCTACAAGTCCTTCTTAGATACCTATAAGGAAATACTGCCTGAAGAGGGAGAGATTCATTTTAAAACGGACAATCGTGGTTTATTTGAATATAGCTTGGCCAGCTTTTCTCAATATGGCATGACACTCAAACAGGTCTGGTTGGACCTCCATGCGGATGGTTTAGAAGGCAATGTCATGACCGAGTATGAAGAGAAATTCTCGAACAAAGGACAAGTTATCTACCGCGTAGAAGCACAGTTTTAAACAATCAAAGAGGAGGCGGTTCGTACAGGCTGCCTTTTCGCATCGTTTTTCTTGCTATTTTCTCTGGCATGTGCTAGAATGATAGGAGTAAATAAGAAGTAAAGGGGGTTGGCGCAAGTCAACCCTTTACCTGTACCTTAATATAACGAAGGAGGTGTCTATGTCATCGGTTGTTGATTTAGTCACAGAGGCGATTGCTCCCACCATCCAGCCCCCTTATGAGCTGGTGGATGTGGAATATGGCAAGATGGGTGGAGAGTATGTCCTGTCCATTTTTGTGGATAAGGAGGGTGGCATTTCCCTGCAAGATACGGCAGACTTATCAGAAGTCATCAGCCCGCTCCTGGATGGGATTAAACCAGACCCATTTCCAGACCAATACATGTTGGAAGTGACTAGTCCTGGTTTGGAGCGTCCTTTGAAAACGGCGGCAGCTGTTGAGCAGGCGGTTGGAAAATACATCAATGTCAAGCTCTATCAGGCTATTGACAAGGTAAAAGTTTTTGAGGGGACCCTCTTGTCTTTTGATGGGACTGATTTGGTTCTAGAATATATGGACAAGACCCGTAAAAAAGAAGTAACCATTCCTTATCAGACTGTTGCCAAAGCCCGTTTGGCTGTTAAGATTTAATAGATTGATTTTTTAAGAAAGGACCTTTTGAAGTCAAAAGGAAAACAAGATGAGTAAAGAAATGCTAGAAGCCTTCCGAATTTTAGAGGAAGACATGGGGATTAACAAGGTTGATATTATCGAAGCAGTGACAGAGTCGCTTCGCTCAGCCTACAAGCGTCGCTATGGCCAATCAGAGTCAGCTGTTATTGAGTTTGACGAGAAGAAGGGCGATTTCCACGTATTTACGGTTCGTGAAGTCGTAGATGAAGTCTTTGATAGCCGTTTGGAAATCAGCCTCAAGGATGCCTTGGCGATTTCATCTGCCTACGAAATGGGCGATAAAATCAAATTCCCAGAAGATCCTGCTG
The sequence above is a segment of the Streptococcus suis genome. Coding sequences within it:
- the trmB gene encoding tRNA (guanosine(46)-N7)-methyltransferase TrmB; translation: MRVRNRKGASELLANNPQYVISNPEECKGKWAEIFGNSNPIHIEVGSGKGRFVTGMAAQNPDINYIGIDIQMTVLSYALDRVIEAGLPNIKLLQVDGSSLTNYFAPAEIDQLYLNFSDPWPKKRHEKRRLTYKSFLDTYKEILPEEGEIHFKTDNRGLFEYSLASFSQYGMTLKQVWLDLHADGLEGNVMTEYEEKFSNKGQVIYRVEAQF
- the rimP gene encoding ribosome maturation factor RimP, giving the protein MSSVVDLVTEAIAPTIQPPYELVDVEYGKMGGEYVLSIFVDKEGGISLQDTADLSEVISPLLDGIKPDPFPDQYMLEVTSPGLERPLKTAAAVEQAVGKYINVKLYQAIDKVKVFEGTLLSFDGTDLVLEYMDKTRKKEVTIPYQTVAKARLAVKI